A single window of Armatimonadota bacterium DNA harbors:
- the rplV gene encoding 50S ribosomal protein L22: protein MEAQAVAKYIRMSPKKVRRVADLVRGRSVQEALALLRVLPQRGARVIEKAIRSAVANAEHNLELDRDALVVARISVDRGPGGSVWKRLWPRARGRADIIRRHTCHVTVVVAERE, encoded by the coding sequence ATGGAGGCCCAGGCCGTCGCCAAGTACATCCGGATGTCGCCGAAGAAGGTCCGCCGGGTTGCGGACTTGGTGCGGGGACGCTCCGTGCAGGAGGCCCTGGCCCTCCTCCGGGTCCTCCCGCAGCGGGGCGCCCGGGTGATCGAGAAGGCCATCCGATCCGCGGTGGCCAACGCGGAGCACAACCTGGAGCTGGATCGGGATGCCCTCGTGGTGGCCCGGATCTCCGTGGACCGGGGACCCGGGGGCAGCGTGTGGAAGCGGCTGTGGCCGCGGGCACGGGGAAGGGCGGACATCATCCGCCGCCACACCTGCCATGTGACCGTGGTGGTGGCGGAGCGGGAGTGA
- the rplB gene encoding 50S ribosomal protein L2 yields MGIKKYGPTTPGRRIATGYTFEEITKDSPERSLVVSLHRHAGRNNQGRITVRHRGGGHKRRYRLVDFRRDKDGVPARVAAIEYDPNRSARIALLQYADGEKRYILAPVGLQVGDVVMSGENVEIKPGNTLPLANIPTGTLVHNVELVPGRGGQLVRAAGAAAQVMAKEGEYALLRLPSGELRKIHIRCRATVGQVGNVEHEAIKYGKAGRRRWLGWRPAVRGVAMDPRSHPHGGGEGRSPIGMPSPVSPWGKPTLGKKTRKPRKPSTRFIVKRRK; encoded by the coding sequence ATGGGCATTAAGAAGTACGGACCGACCACCCCAGGCCGACGGATCGCCACGGGCTACACCTTCGAGGAGATCACCAAGGACTCCCCGGAGCGCTCCCTGGTGGTCTCCCTCCACCGGCACGCGGGCCGGAACAACCAGGGCCGCATCACGGTGCGGCATCGGGGTGGGGGGCACAAGCGCCGGTACCGCCTCGTGGACTTCCGGAGGGACAAGGACGGCGTCCCGGCCCGGGTGGCCGCCATCGAGTACGATCCGAACCGCTCCGCCCGGATCGCCCTCCTGCAGTACGCGGACGGCGAGAAGCGCTACATCCTGGCGCCCGTGGGGCTGCAGGTGGGGGATGTGGTGATGAGCGGGGAGAACGTGGAGATCAAGCCCGGAAACACGCTCCCTCTCGCGAACATCCCCACGGGTACCCTCGTGCACAACGTGGAGCTGGTGCCTGGGAGAGGGGGACAGCTGGTGCGGGCCGCGGGGGCCGCGGCCCAGGTTATGGCCAAGGAAGGAGAATACGCCCTGCTGCGCCTGCCGAGCGGCGAGCTCCGGAAGATCCACATCCGTTGCCGGGCCACCGTGGGGCAGGTGGGCAACGTGGAGCACGAGGCCATCAAGTACGGCAAGGCGGGACGTCGGCGGTGGCTGGGGTGGCGGCCCGCGGTGCGCGGGGTGGCCATGGACCCCCGCAGCCACCCGCACGGGGGCGGTGAGGGACGCTCCCCCATCGGCATGCCGAGCCCCGTTTCCCCCTGGGGAAAGCCCACCCTGGGGAAGAAGACGCGCAAGCCCCGCAAGCCCAGCACCCGCTTCATCGTGAAGCGCCGGAAGTGA
- the rplD gene encoding 50S ribosomal protein L4, with protein MPVVTRYDAQGSAVGQMELPARIFGIKPHKAVVHQALVAQWAAARAGTASTKTRGEVAGSTRKIWRQKGTGRARHGDVRAPIFVGGGVVFGPKPRDYTQRLPKAMRRLAVRSVLSDAVATSRLRVVEGFGVAEGRTREVVAFLERMGLEGRILLIARDEDKLVRRAARNLPQVRVLGPGTLNVADLLWADHILLEQAVIPRIEEVLA; from the coding sequence ATGCCGGTGGTCACCAGGTACGATGCGCAGGGCAGTGCGGTGGGTCAGATGGAGCTTCCTGCGAGGATCTTCGGCATCAAGCCCCACAAGGCCGTGGTCCACCAAGCCCTGGTGGCCCAGTGGGCGGCGGCCCGGGCCGGTACCGCCTCCACGAAGACCCGGGGGGAGGTAGCGGGGAGCACCCGGAAGATCTGGCGCCAGAAGGGCACGGGCCGCGCCCGCCATGGGGACGTCCGGGCTCCCATCTTCGTGGGCGGAGGGGTGGTGTTCGGGCCCAAACCCCGGGACTACACCCAGCGGCTCCCGAAGGCCATGCGGCGACTCGCGGTGCGCTCCGTGCTTTCGGACGCGGTGGCCACCTCCCGGCTCCGGGTAGTGGAGGGGTTCGGGGTCGCGGAGGGACGGACCCGGGAGGTAGTGGCCTTTCTCGAACGCATGGGGCTAGAGGGCCGGATTCTCCTCATCGCCCGGGACGAGGACAAACTCGTGCGCCGGGCCGCCCGCAACCTGCCCCAGGTCCGGGTCCTGGGCCCAGGAACCCTGAACGTGGCGGACCTCCTGTGGGCGGACCACATCCTGCTGGAGCAGGCCGTGATTCCCCGGATCGAAGAGGTGCTTGCGTGA
- the rplC gene encoding 50S ribosomal protein L3, producing MVAILGRKLGMTQIFDERTGAVVPVTVVGATPNVVVGLRTLERDGYRAVQLGFEPVPEHRVNKPMRGVFRKAGVRPHRVLREFRMEDGEEYRVGQEITVAVFSEGDKVDVTGTSKGKGFAGAIKRHGFGGQRDSHGVSLMHRAVGSIGTSGVGRVWKGKRMPGRMGGERVTVRGLSVVKVDPEHHLLLLKGAVPGPRGGLVMVRKAKARG from the coding sequence ATGGTGGCGATCTTAGGACGAAAGCTCGGGATGACACAGATCTTTGACGAGCGCACGGGCGCGGTGGTGCCCGTGACCGTGGTGGGGGCCACTCCGAACGTGGTCGTGGGGCTGCGCACCCTGGAGCGGGATGGCTACCGCGCGGTGCAGCTGGGGTTCGAGCCAGTACCGGAGCACCGGGTGAACAAACCCATGCGGGGCGTGTTCCGCAAGGCCGGGGTGCGGCCCCATCGGGTCCTCCGGGAATTTCGGATGGAGGATGGAGAGGAGTACCGGGTGGGGCAGGAGATCACGGTGGCGGTGTTCTCCGAAGGGGACAAGGTGGATGTGACGGGCACCAGTAAGGGCAAGGGGTTTGCGGGAGCCATCAAGCGGCACGGGTTCGGGGGACAACGGGACTCCCACGGGGTCTCCCTCATGCATCGGGCCGTAGGATCCATCGGCACGAGCGGCGTGGGCAGGGTGTGGAAGGGCAAGCGTATGCCGGGCCGGATGGGGGGCGAGCGCGTCACCGTCCGAGGGCTTTCGGTGGTGAAGGTGGATCCCGAACATCACCTCCTCCTCCTCAAGGGCGCGGTGCCGGGGCCTCGAGGGGGGCTTGTGATGGTTCGGAAGGCGAAGGCGCGGGGGTGA
- the rpsS gene encoding 30S ribosomal protein S19: MGRSKKKGPFVDAHLLEKIRALNERREKRVIRTWSRRSTITPEFVGHTIAVYDGRKHVPIYITEQMVGHKLGEFAPTRTFRGHGGGGGERTTTVRRREEK; the protein is encoded by the coding sequence ATGGGGCGATCCAAGAAGAAAGGACCGTTCGTGGACGCGCACCTGCTGGAGAAGATCCGCGCCCTCAACGAGCGGCGGGAGAAGCGGGTGATCCGTACCTGGTCGCGCCGCTCCACCATCACTCCGGAGTTCGTGGGGCACACCATCGCGGTGTACGATGGTCGCAAGCACGTGCCCATCTACATTACGGAACAGATGGTGGGCCACAAGCTGGGAGAGTTCGCGCCGACCCGCACCTTCCGGGGACATGGAGGGGGAGGTGGGGAGCGCACCACCACCGTGCGGCGGAGGGAGGAGAAGTAG
- the rplW gene encoding 50S ribosomal protein L23 yields the protein MRDFREILRRPILTEKSMRGIESGKYTFEVARDATKPEIREAVERIFGVKVAKVNTVRIPGKVRRRGVHTYRTPDRKKAIVTLRPGYKIDLEQFA from the coding sequence GTGAGGGACTTCCGGGAGATCCTGCGCCGTCCCATCCTTACGGAGAAGAGCATGCGGGGCATCGAGTCGGGGAAGTACACGTTCGAGGTGGCCCGGGACGCCACCAAGCCCGAAATCCGGGAGGCGGTGGAGCGGATCTTTGGGGTGAAGGTGGCCAAGGTGAACACCGTCCGGATTCCCGGGAAGGTCCGGCGGAGGGGAGTGCACACGTACCGGACACCGGATCGGAAGAAGGCCATCGTGACCCTCCGACCCGGTTACAAGATCGATCTGGAGCAGTTCGCGTAG